Proteins encoded by one window of Flagellimonas lutaonensis:
- a CDS encoding dodecin family protein: MAVLKVIEVLANSDESWEDAAKKAVAQAAKSVKNIRSVYINEQSATVKDGKIDNYRVNVKITFEVK; this comes from the coding sequence ATGGCAGTTCTAAAAGTAATTGAAGTTTTGGCAAATTCTGACGAAAGTTGGGAAGATGCCGCAAAAAAAGCAGTGGCCCAGGCCGCAAAATCGGTTAAAAACATACGTTCGGTATATATCAACGAGCAAAGTGCCACCGTAAAAGACGGCAAAATTGATAATTATCGCGTAAACGTTAAGATAACCTTTGAAGTCAAATAA
- a CDS encoding NifU family protein: MKEFHITVVATNNPAILKFEANDFLVKGSYEFKNIDEAKDSPLAQQLFYLPFIKTVYISGNFIALERFDIVDWKDVKDEVAQQLVEYLNAGEPIVNEPETSKKQAITVYGEVTPNPGVMKFVANKKIVPATFEFKNIDEAKESELAKQLFHFPFVKEVFFDENYVSVTKFDIIEWDEAAPQLREFIRDYLADGKEVVSANAKSNESQSQSVETIALDDTSKQIVDILEEYVKPAVASDGGNILFQSYEEQSGTVNVMLQGACSGCPSSTFTLKNGIENMLKNMLGDKVKEVVALNG, translated from the coding sequence ATGAAAGAATTTCACATCACCGTGGTTGCCACCAACAATCCAGCTATTTTGAAGTTTGAGGCCAATGATTTCTTGGTAAAGGGCAGCTATGAGTTTAAAAATATAGACGAGGCAAAAGATTCGCCCCTGGCACAGCAACTGTTCTATCTTCCGTTTATCAAAACGGTCTATATCTCGGGTAATTTCATTGCCTTGGAACGTTTTGATATTGTGGATTGGAAAGATGTCAAAGATGAAGTGGCGCAACAACTCGTAGAATATTTGAATGCCGGTGAACCCATAGTCAACGAACCCGAAACCTCAAAAAAACAAGCCATCACCGTGTACGGCGAGGTGACCCCAAACCCGGGTGTCATGAAGTTTGTGGCCAACAAAAAGATAGTTCCGGCTACCTTCGAGTTCAAGAACATTGATGAGGCCAAAGAATCTGAGCTCGCCAAGCAACTCTTTCATTTCCCTTTTGTAAAAGAGGTCTTTTTTGACGAGAACTATGTCTCGGTCACCAAATTTGACATTATTGAATGGGACGAGGCGGCCCCGCAACTACGCGAATTTATTCGAGATTATCTGGCCGATGGCAAAGAAGTGGTCTCTGCCAACGCCAAGAGCAACGAATCGCAGTCGCAATCTGTGGAAACCATAGCACTGGACGACACTTCAAAACAGATAGTGGACATCTTGGAAGAGTACGTAAAACCAGCCGTGGCAAGTGATGGCGGCAACATTCTCTTTCAATCATATGAAGAACAGAGCGGCACTGTCAATGTAATGCTCCAAGGGGCCTGTAGCGGATGCCCCTCATCAACGTTCACCTTGAAAAATGGTATCGAGAACATGCTGAAAAACATGTTGGGAGACAAGGTAAAAGAGGTGGTTGCCCTGAATGGCTGA